In one Thermanaerovibrio velox DSM 12556 genomic region, the following are encoded:
- a CDS encoding branched-chain amino acid ABC transporter permease — MEGYGQGIIILLCINCIAAMGVSLLTGFTGIFSLGHAGYMAIGAYTVAILTVEHSIPWFAALIIAGLIAALLAFVIGVPTLKLMGDYYAIASIGLGEAIRLIIENWQSVTRGARGYPGIDAFTTMPVALGFAVVLGAFMFFLVNSNFGRAFKACRDDYLAASLLGFNTARYRVLSLTISGFYCGVAGGLLAGFMSFIQPVMFDINKSTELTAVVVFGGLGSMSGSILGTTVITLVTELFRPISQYRMLIYGLVLVLIMVLRPEGIMGQRELKGVLMGLLGSKKAGGPKEVA; from the coding sequence ATGGAAGGATACGGACAGGGAATAATCATTCTTCTGTGCATAAACTGCATAGCCGCCATGGGGGTGAGCCTTCTGACCGGCTTCACCGGCATATTCAGCCTGGGCCACGCGGGTTACATGGCCATAGGGGCTTACACGGTGGCCATACTTACCGTGGAGCACTCGATCCCCTGGTTTGCGGCGCTGATCATAGCGGGTCTCATTGCAGCGCTTCTGGCCTTCGTTATAGGAGTTCCAACCCTCAAGCTCATGGGGGACTACTACGCCATAGCTTCCATAGGCCTCGGCGAAGCCATAAGGCTTATCATCGAAAACTGGCAGTCGGTCACCCGGGGAGCCCGGGGCTATCCTGGTATAGACGCTTTCACCACCATGCCGGTGGCGCTTGGCTTTGCGGTCGTCCTTGGGGCCTTCATGTTCTTCCTGGTGAACAGTAACTTCGGCCGGGCCTTCAAGGCCTGCAGGGATGACTACCTGGCGGCGTCCCTCCTGGGCTTCAACACCGCCCGCTACAGGGTCCTATCCCTCACCATATCGGGGTTCTACTGTGGGGTAGCCGGGGGATTGCTCGCGGGATTCATGTCCTTCATCCAGCCCGTCATGTTCGACATAAACAAGTCCACGGAGCTCACCGCCGTTGTGGTCTTCGGGGGGCTAGGGTCCATGAGCGGCTCAATACTGGGTACAACCGTCATCACCCTTGTGACCGAGCTGTTCCGGCCCATCTCCCAGTACAGGATGCTCATATACGGGTTGGTCCTGGTGTTAATAATGGTCTTAAGGCCCGAAGGCATAATGGGACAGAGGGAACTCAAGGGCGTCCTCATGGGTCTACTGGGCAGCAAGAAGGCCGGCGGGCCTAAGGAGGTGGCGTAA
- a CDS encoding ABC transporter ATP-binding protein, with product MSQDKSPLLSVRGLVVNYGAIKALQGVDLDVYAGEIVAVIGANGAGKSTLMNAIMGSVPRQGGKVFLDGQELPSRSYQVVSRGVAISPEGRKVFAPLTVKENLLMGAFPQKSDSQIQADMRKIFDLFPRLEERMNQYAGTLSGGEQQMLAIGRALMARPRVLLLDEPSLGLAPIIIKEIFKELKRINEEMGLTILIVEQNARQALMLSHRAYVLQTGHMIMEGASKDLLNDPHVEEAYLGGKKR from the coding sequence ATGAGCCAGGATAAGTCCCCGCTGCTGTCGGTCCGCGGACTGGTGGTAAACTACGGGGCCATAAAAGCCCTGCAGGGAGTTGATCTGGACGTATACGCCGGTGAGATAGTGGCGGTCATCGGCGCCAACGGGGCGGGAAAGTCCACCCTCATGAACGCCATCATGGGCAGCGTGCCAAGGCAGGGAGGCAAGGTCTTCCTCGACGGCCAGGAGCTCCCTTCCAGGAGCTATCAGGTGGTCTCCCGAGGGGTGGCCATATCCCCGGAGGGCAGAAAGGTCTTCGCCCCCCTGACGGTGAAGGAGAACCTCCTCATGGGGGCGTTCCCACAGAAGTCCGATTCCCAGATTCAGGCGGACATGCGGAAGATATTTGACCTATTCCCACGCCTGGAGGAGAGGATGAACCAGTACGCGGGCACCCTGTCCGGAGGGGAGCAGCAGATGTTAGCCATAGGGAGGGCCCTCATGGCAAGGCCAAGGGTGCTGCTCCTGGACGAGCCGTCCTTGGGACTGGCCCCAATAATAATCAAGGAGATCTTCAAGGAGCTCAAGCGCATAAACGAGGAAATGGGGCTCACGATCCTGATAGTGGAGCAGAACGCAAGACAGGCCCTCATGCTCTCCCACAGGGCCTACGTGCTCCAAACCGGGCACATGATAATGGAAGGGGCTTCCAAGGACCTGCTCAACGACCCCCACGTGGAAGAGGCGTATCTGGGGGGCAAAAAGCGGTAG
- a CDS encoding DUF3343 domain-containing protein yields the protein MECIATFDTTHMALLFEKTMRSQGLMVKIVPVPRSLSSSCGLACRYPCEEHEKVVRTAEEHRIEVSGYHKI from the coding sequence TTGGAGTGCATCGCCACCTTCGACACCACCCACATGGCGCTTCTCTTTGAGAAGACCATGAGATCCCAAGGTCTCATGGTCAAGATAGTCCCCGTTCCGAGATCCCTGTCATCCAGCTGCGGTCTGGCATGTCGGTACCCCTGCGAGGAACACGAAAAGGTGGTCCGAACGGCGGAAGAACACCGCATCGAGGTGTCCGGCTACCACAAGATATGA
- a CDS encoding branched-chain amino acid ABC transporter permease, producing the protein MGGSVVQQIINGLSLGSVYALIAVGYSLVYSILLFSNFAHGGFLVIGGYTCYYALRGLGMNIWAAGAISLLAGGLSAVLTERVAYKPIRERTSVTLYLLIASMGMSIVIENLFVVTVGGRFRALPPVIPTDPVNFLGIATTSAFDIISLVTAVVCLTGLQLFLSKTKWGLAIRAASYNLKTAGLMGVNVSLLISIVFFVAGLLASVGGIFLSVRYTLYPQLGAITIKAFVAAVIGGLGSLPGAVVGSLILGLAEMLTAGLISSQFRDLVVFALLIFTLLIRPTGLFGKSVGEKV; encoded by the coding sequence ATGGGCGGCTCGGTAGTTCAACAGATCATAAACGGCCTGTCCCTAGGTTCCGTTTACGCCCTGATAGCGGTGGGATACTCCTTGGTCTACTCAATCCTCCTGTTCTCAAACTTCGCCCACGGAGGTTTCCTGGTCATAGGAGGCTATACCTGCTACTACGCCCTTAGGGGGCTTGGGATGAACATCTGGGCGGCTGGGGCCATATCCCTTTTGGCGGGGGGATTATCGGCGGTGCTCACCGAGCGGGTGGCCTACAAGCCCATAAGGGAGAGGACCTCCGTTACGCTGTACCTGCTCATAGCCTCCATGGGCATGAGCATAGTGATCGAAAACCTCTTCGTGGTAACCGTGGGAGGCCGTTTCAGGGCGCTGCCTCCGGTGATTCCCACGGACCCGGTGAACTTCCTTGGCATAGCCACCACCAGTGCCTTCGACATAATATCCCTGGTGACCGCGGTGGTATGCCTTACGGGGCTGCAGCTCTTCTTGAGCAAGACCAAATGGGGGCTGGCCATAAGGGCCGCATCCTACAACCTCAAGACCGCGGGGCTCATGGGGGTAAACGTGAGCCTCCTCATATCCATAGTCTTCTTCGTGGCGGGGCTTCTCGCCTCCGTGGGGGGCATATTCCTCTCGGTCCGCTACACCCTCTACCCGCAGCTCGGAGCGATCACCATAAAGGCCTTCGTTGCGGCGGTGATCGGCGGCCTTGGCAGCCTTCCAGGAGCAGTGGTGGGAAGCCTCATCCTTGGCCTTGCGGAGATGCTTACCGCGGGGCTCATCTCTAGCCAGTTCAGAGACCTCGTGGTCTTCGCGCTTCTCATCTTCACCCTTCTCATAAGACCCACCGGGCTTTTCGGCAAGTCCGTAGGGGAGAAAGTGTAG
- a CDS encoding sodium:solute symporter family protein: MVTMLFFFGVALVLISFALLGMMPRGGVKGAEDFTVAGRRSSPLSVVGVLLGALVGGASTIGTAQMAYMWGISAIWFTLGAGIGCLLLALTMAGPLRRGRKETIIQIIREAFGQKVAATVLISSLAGTFLSVVAQFLSGAALIGTVAKVRTPVALGLMALMVFAFIASGGLKSYGVLGKAKLLMLYVLMGLCAFKAMSIGETPLKIASTLPFHPYLNPFGRGFFKDIGACVALIVGVFSTQIYLQSIFAAKDEATAKKGAFLSALLMPPLGLMGIWVGLSLRSAGVEIEPSHALPWFVVHHFNPMVGGILWASLFITTVGCAAGLSLGMATNLARDFVSPAIEGFMSSKGINPRGTEMLVLRTSVAAVVLSALLVALNGKDGTILNWGYMSMGLRGSGTFFPMIGAVLFPGRIGPKWALGASLAGLVGTLGWKALGYEGEPLYFGLALSMVIFLLGLRSSDHQRL; this comes from the coding sequence ATGGTGACCATGCTTTTCTTCTTCGGGGTAGCGCTGGTGTTAATTTCGTTCGCTCTTCTGGGGATGATGCCCAGGGGCGGGGTCAAGGGTGCGGAGGATTTCACCGTTGCGGGCCGCAGGTCATCCCCCTTATCGGTGGTGGGGGTTCTTCTCGGGGCCTTGGTTGGGGGGGCTTCCACCATAGGGACCGCCCAGATGGCCTACATGTGGGGCATATCCGCCATATGGTTCACCCTGGGGGCCGGAATAGGCTGTCTGCTTCTGGCGTTGACCATGGCGGGGCCGTTAAGGCGGGGCAGGAAGGAGACCATCATACAGATAATACGAGAGGCCTTTGGTCAGAAGGTGGCAGCCACGGTGCTCATATCGTCCCTGGCGGGGACGTTTCTGTCCGTGGTGGCCCAGTTTTTGTCCGGCGCGGCCCTCATAGGAACGGTGGCCAAGGTTAGGACGCCTGTGGCGCTTGGTCTGATGGCGCTCATGGTCTTCGCATTCATAGCCTCGGGGGGGTTGAAAAGCTACGGGGTTCTGGGGAAGGCGAAGCTGCTCATGCTCTACGTTTTGATGGGCCTTTGCGCTTTCAAGGCCATGAGCATAGGGGAGACGCCGCTCAAAATAGCCTCTACCCTGCCGTTTCATCCCTATCTTAACCCCTTTGGGCGGGGTTTTTTCAAGGACATCGGGGCGTGCGTGGCGCTCATAGTTGGGGTCTTTTCCACCCAGATATACCTGCAGTCCATATTCGCCGCCAAGGATGAGGCTACGGCCAAGAAAGGGGCTTTCCTTTCGGCGCTGCTCATGCCTCCGCTGGGTCTTATGGGGATATGGGTTGGGCTGTCCCTTCGGAGCGCCGGGGTGGAGATCGAGCCGTCTCACGCGCTTCCGTGGTTCGTGGTGCATCACTTCAATCCAATGGTGGGGGGCATCCTCTGGGCATCGTTGTTCATAACCACTGTGGGCTGCGCGGCGGGGCTTTCCTTGGGGATGGCCACAAACCTGGCGCGGGATTTCGTGTCCCCCGCCATCGAGGGTTTCATGTCCTCCAAGGGCATAAACCCCAGGGGGACGGAGATGCTGGTCCTAAGGACATCCGTGGCGGCGGTGGTCTTGTCGGCCCTCTTGGTGGCTTTAAACGGGAAGGACGGCACGATACTCAACTGGGGTTACATGAGCATGGGGCTCAGGGGTTCTGGGACCTTCTTCCCCATGATAGGGGCGGTTCTCTTCCCTGGGAGGATCGGTCCCAAGTGGGCCCTTGGGGCTTCACTTGCGGGCCTAGTAGGAACGCTGGGTTGGAAGGCCCTTGGATACGAGGGCGAGCCCCTTTATTTTGGGCTCGCCCTGTCAATGGTCATCTTCCTCTTGGGTCTAAGGTCATCGGATCATCAGCGTTTGTAG
- a CDS encoding [Fe-Fe] hydrogenase large subunit C-terminal domain-containing protein, producing the protein MSHSVRIFESACKGCVNCLKSCPTEAIRVVDGSIRILPDLCIDCGECLRTCGKKALGLEEDDWDLIRSHTPGVLAVDPTFFAQFGAYWHPSMVIECLREWGLEMITTQAPKAFDLAAYAVAAAIDTASREQLPLISTYCPSVVRLIQVRFPELLGRLVPVQNPLDIMGDLWRRETLRDDPITLLSPCPSKITLVRNPVSRSSSPFQHVVSVRKVTRQLLAAGPQVADNLPDPVNKRWLKWALRGGEARHVRAFSPKPIVTLAVSGLRNTLDLLQDLELGRLAGVDFVECRICDLGCIGGIANAESRFLASLRLQPLPAPWEIEPSEREELAAMYESGIWALEKPVPPRPRIPLSENLTEAMAKLKEMKAIYAELPHIDCGSCGRPSCNAMAEDIVRGEGEITDCIFKLRDEISDLANRIVLLSKSVPHTMKGRS; encoded by the coding sequence TTGTCTCACAGCGTTAGGATATTCGAGTCCGCCTGCAAGGGCTGTGTCAATTGCCTTAAATCGTGTCCCACCGAGGCCATCCGGGTGGTTGACGGCTCCATAAGGATACTTCCCGATCTTTGCATAGACTGCGGGGAGTGCTTGAGGACCTGCGGCAAGAAGGCCCTTGGGCTTGAGGAGGATGATTGGGACCTGATAAGATCCCACACCCCCGGAGTGCTGGCGGTGGATCCCACCTTCTTCGCCCAGTTCGGAGCCTATTGGCATCCCTCCATGGTTATAGAATGCCTTAGGGAGTGGGGACTGGAGATGATAACCACCCAGGCCCCGAAGGCCTTCGATCTGGCGGCCTATGCGGTGGCCGCCGCGATAGACACCGCCTCTAGGGAGCAGCTCCCCCTCATATCCACCTATTGCCCGTCGGTGGTGAGGCTCATCCAGGTTCGTTTCCCGGAGCTCCTGGGCCGTCTGGTCCCGGTCCAAAACCCGCTTGACATAATGGGCGATCTTTGGCGCCGTGAGACCCTCAGGGATGACCCCATAACCTTGCTCTCCCCATGCCCCTCCAAGATCACCCTCGTAAGGAACCCCGTGTCCCGATCCTCCAGCCCCTTCCAGCACGTGGTGTCCGTGAGAAAGGTGACGAGACAGCTTCTGGCTGCGGGCCCTCAGGTGGCGGACAACCTGCCGGATCCCGTTAACAAGCGGTGGCTGAAATGGGCCCTAAGGGGAGGAGAGGCGAGACACGTAAGGGCCTTCTCCCCCAAACCCATAGTGACATTGGCGGTGTCGGGACTTAGGAACACCCTCGACCTTCTTCAGGACCTTGAGCTCGGACGGCTTGCGGGGGTCGACTTCGTGGAGTGCCGCATATGCGACTTGGGGTGCATAGGCGGGATCGCCAACGCGGAGTCCCGCTTTTTGGCGAGCCTCCGGCTGCAGCCCCTGCCGGCCCCATGGGAGATAGAGCCCTCCGAGAGGGAAGAGCTGGCGGCGATGTACGAAAGCGGCATATGGGCTCTTGAGAAACCCGTGCCTCCCCGTCCCCGCATACCCCTGTCGGAGAACCTCACCGAGGCGATGGCAAAGCTTAAGGAGATGAAGGCCATATACGCGGAGCTCCCGCACATAGACTGCGGATCCTGCGGCAGACCCTCCTGCAACGCCATGGCGGAGGATATAGTAAGGGGCGAGGGGGAGATCACGGACTGCATATTCAAGCTAAGGGACGAGATATCCGACCTGGCTAACCGGATAGTCCTGCTCTCCAAGAGCGTGCCTCATACGATGAAGGGAAGGAGTTGA
- a CDS encoding OmpH family outer membrane protein, producing MRFNVRFVGMVLAAVMLVGVIGGVALADEKVGIMDPQKVLYLHPKFSQTQNQIKAMMDKKQSEMKAAIDKEKDNNKKAQIFEAKRSEAAQEEKKLMDPIFKDIDTAIRTVCKNKGITVVVDKNSVFFGGIDITDEVIQELKKKSAN from the coding sequence ATGAGGTTCAACGTGCGTTTCGTGGGGATGGTCCTTGCGGCTGTCATGCTGGTGGGTGTGATTGGCGGGGTGGCCCTTGCGGATGAGAAGGTGGGGATTATGGATCCCCAGAAGGTGCTGTACCTGCATCCCAAGTTCAGTCAGACCCAGAACCAGATAAAGGCCATGATGGATAAGAAGCAGTCGGAGATGAAGGCCGCCATAGATAAGGAGAAGGACAACAACAAGAAGGCCCAGATATTCGAGGCCAAGCGGAGCGAGGCCGCCCAGGAAGAGAAGAAGCTCATGGACCCCATCTTCAAGGACATAGACACCGCGATCAGGACGGTGTGCAAGAACAAGGGCATAACCGTTGTGGTGGATAAGAACTCCGTGTTCTTCGGCGGGATAGATATCACCGACGAGGTGATCCAGGAGCTTAAGAAGAAGTCCGCGAACTAG
- a CDS encoding ABC transporter ATP-binding protein has protein sequence MSSVLELAGVSKNFGGVKAVQDMTFSLEKGELAALIGPNGAGKTTIFNLITGVYDVSEGKITFKGEDITPLKTYEVIGRGIARTFQNLRLFASSSVLENVMTACQQHYRYSFIEAFSHLGRWASMERQNRKFSMELLERVGLADRAHQAAGTLPYGLQRRLEIARALSLKPELLLLDEPAAGMNPEEVEQLNELIVGIHRDFDLTILVIEHHMELVMTICPHIICMNFGAKIAEGGPEDIQNHPEVLKAYLGEED, from the coding sequence GTGTCCTCGGTGCTGGAGCTGGCGGGGGTCAGCAAAAACTTCGGCGGCGTCAAGGCGGTTCAGGACATGACCTTCTCCCTTGAGAAGGGGGAGCTGGCGGCGTTGATCGGCCCCAACGGGGCGGGCAAGACCACCATCTTCAACCTCATAACCGGGGTGTACGACGTGTCGGAGGGGAAGATAACCTTCAAGGGTGAGGACATAACCCCTCTCAAGACCTACGAGGTGATAGGCCGCGGCATTGCACGAACCTTCCAGAACCTGCGGCTGTTTGCCTCGTCCTCGGTGCTGGAGAACGTCATGACCGCCTGTCAACAGCACTATCGGTACAGCTTCATCGAGGCCTTTTCCCACCTTGGACGATGGGCCTCCATGGAGAGGCAGAACCGCAAGTTCAGCATGGAGCTCCTGGAGCGGGTGGGGCTTGCGGACCGGGCCCACCAGGCGGCAGGGACCCTCCCGTACGGACTTCAGCGAAGGCTTGAGATAGCAAGGGCCCTCTCGCTAAAACCGGAGCTGCTCTTGCTGGACGAGCCCGCGGCGGGCATGAACCCCGAGGAGGTGGAGCAGCTTAACGAGCTGATCGTGGGGATCCACAGGGATTTCGACCTCACAATACTGGTAATAGAGCACCACATGGAGCTTGTGATGACCATATGTCCCCACATAATATGCATGAACTTCGGGGCCAAGATAGCGGAGGGAGGACCTGAGGACATACAGAACCACCCGGAGGTCCTAAAGGCCTACCTGGGAGAGGAGGATTGA
- the pseC gene encoding UDP-4-amino-4,6-dideoxy-N-acetyl-beta-L-altrosamine transaminase: MSFIPYGRQFIDGADVQAVVDVLKGDWLTQGPAVEAFEKAFAAKVGVKHAVAFCNGTAALHGAYYAAGVGPGDRVVTSPLTFAATANAARYLGADVRFVDVDPTTLCLDPSKLDPLASEGLKVIAPVSYGGYPAPLDQIIPFARSLNAVVVEDACHALGAGRNGRMVGAEADMTVFSFHPVKHITTAEGGMVTTDDDEFARRLRLFRSHGIERDPSRMSRCDGPWYYEMVDLGYNYRLSDIHSALGLSQLSKLDGFVEARRRIAERYDRLLSGIHLVELPPSHSGHSYHLYPIQVPEELRFSLFNLLRDSGVGVQVHYLPVHMHPYYRNLYGFDPEDFPNALDFYRRAISLPMFPSLEEEQQERVVKVIREFMTRRA, from the coding sequence TTGTCGTTCATCCCATACGGAAGACAGTTCATAGATGGAGCAGACGTGCAGGCGGTGGTTGATGTTCTTAAAGGGGATTGGCTTACCCAGGGTCCTGCGGTGGAGGCCTTTGAGAAGGCCTTTGCCGCCAAGGTGGGGGTGAAGCACGCGGTGGCGTTCTGTAACGGCACCGCCGCCCTTCATGGGGCTTACTACGCCGCCGGTGTGGGGCCCGGGGATCGGGTTGTAACATCCCCGTTGACCTTTGCCGCCACCGCAAACGCCGCCCGCTACCTTGGAGCTGATGTCAGGTTCGTGGATGTTGATCCAACCACCCTTTGCTTAGATCCATCCAAGCTGGATCCCCTGGCCAGTGAAGGCTTAAAGGTGATAGCCCCTGTGAGCTACGGGGGGTATCCCGCTCCGTTGGACCAGATCATCCCCTTTGCCCGGTCGTTGAATGCGGTGGTGGTGGAGGACGCCTGTCACGCCCTTGGGGCGGGACGAAACGGCAGGATGGTGGGGGCGGAGGCGGACATGACGGTGTTCAGCTTCCACCCGGTTAAGCACATCACCACCGCTGAGGGGGGCATGGTGACCACCGACGACGACGAGTTCGCAAGGCGCCTTAGGCTTTTCAGATCCCACGGCATAGAGAGGGACCCCTCCAGGATGAGCCGGTGTGATGGTCCCTGGTACTATGAGATGGTGGATCTTGGCTATAATTACCGCCTGTCGGATATCCACAGTGCCCTTGGTCTCTCTCAGCTCTCTAAGCTGGATGGGTTTGTTGAGGCTCGGCGGAGGATAGCTGAGAGATATGATCGGCTCCTTTCCGGGATACATCTGGTGGAACTGCCGCCCAGTCATTCGGGACACTCGTATCATCTTTACCCAATACAGGTTCCAGAGGAGCTGAGGTTCTCCCTCTTCAACCTCCTCCGGGATTCCGGGGTTGGAGTTCAAGTCCATTACCTGCCGGTTCACATGCACCCTTATTACAGGAACCTCTACGGGTTTGATCCGGAGGACTTCCCGAACGCCCTTGATTTCTACCGTCGGGCCATATCCCTTCCAATGTTCCCTTCCCTAGAGGAGGAGCAGCAGGAGAGGGTGGTTAAAGTCATAAGGGAGTTCATGACCCGCCGTGCATAG
- a CDS encoding adenosine-specific kinase has translation MSEVSLSLVPVKIPEGCNVILGQSHFIKTVEDLYEALVTSSPSLEFGIAFCEASGDCLVRKDGNREDLVEAAVSNALAIGAGHLFVILLRNGYPINVLDRIKSVQEVCSIYAATANPLQVVVAVTQQGRGILGVVDGFPPKGVETEEHVRARRSLLRDIIGYKR, from the coding sequence ATGTCAGAGGTTAGCCTTTCTTTGGTGCCGGTCAAGATACCGGAGGGTTGCAACGTTATCCTTGGACAGAGCCACTTCATAAAGACCGTGGAGGATCTTTATGAGGCCCTGGTTACCTCATCTCCCTCCCTTGAGTTCGGGATAGCCTTTTGCGAGGCCTCCGGGGACTGCCTGGTGAGGAAGGACGGGAACAGAGAGGATCTTGTTGAAGCGGCGGTGTCAAACGCCCTTGCCATAGGGGCAGGACACCTGTTCGTCATCCTCCTGAGGAACGGATATCCGATCAACGTGCTTGATCGAATAAAGTCCGTCCAGGAGGTCTGCTCCATCTACGCCGCCACCGCCAACCCTCTGCAGGTGGTGGTGGCGGTAACCCAGCAAGGAAGGGGCATCCTCGGAGTTGTGGATGGCTTCCCACCCAAGGGGGTGGAGACGGAGGAACACGTGAGGGCCAGGAGGTCACTCCTTCGGGACATAATAGGCTACAAACGCTGA
- a CDS encoding ATP-binding protein, whose product MDVPVSLEYKVEGDDFLAAGEASNNIKETLKMLGVPSAICRRAAVVTYEMEMNLVIHAGGGTLKAMIYPDKLEILAVDQGPGIPDVEKALQEGWSTAPDHIREMGFGAGMGLPNIRKNSDEFNIETEVGKGTAVKSVIVFPPSS is encoded by the coding sequence GTGGATGTGCCGGTCAGTTTGGAGTACAAGGTTGAAGGAGATGACTTTCTGGCTGCTGGTGAGGCATCCAACAACATAAAGGAGACCCTGAAGATGCTGGGTGTTCCCTCTGCCATATGCAGGAGGGCTGCGGTGGTAACCTATGAAATGGAGATGAACTTGGTCATACACGCCGGTGGCGGGACCCTTAAGGCCATGATATACCCGGATAAATTGGAGATCCTGGCGGTGGACCAAGGGCCTGGCATACCGGATGTGGAGAAAGCCCTCCAAGAGGGGTGGTCCACCGCCCCTGATCACATAAGGGAGATGGGATTCGGTGCCGGCATGGGACTGCCCAACATTCGTAAGAACTCCGATGAGTTCAACATAGAAACCGAGGTTGGGAAGGGCACCGCAGTGAAGTCTGTTATAGTCTTTCCGCCTAGTTCGTAG
- a CDS encoding ABC transporter substrate-binding protein, translating into MLRNFLPSKRFLASLTIALLCLVEPAPFRPNGGWTAQGENLSALKEGWGWPVVVIPPKEGWGSPEGQSLKWALRTAEMEVSKAHSGVHGRDVVFLYPDISDPEDALKRLKIWRSMKVGVIVCFDDGPVMEALVKACRDSGPSLILSDGEDLSLRGPSGKPHPYLFALGFFRNYRANVLSQLMAKRALKGAVISDRYDPAMVQGAQVTLSLLAKRQPGARLFWLMGSGDAGYRYRLAEASAEGANVVVSWLDSMGSISLWKTAYTYRMPLEVWHGAYPDQKLLKEADGLLYVDADHLLSLRQKELQRIRWNIIRTVKRDVTNLVAAAKAYAIGVWVIKAYESTGSADPAKLAASLSSTRDIPLAGEMLAISPITHRPVKRSFGVIRVKGKSTFLEEVAPVSSGSVAEK; encoded by the coding sequence ATGTTGCGGAACTTTTTGCCCTCTAAAAGGTTTTTAGCATCCCTCACCATCGCCCTCCTTTGTCTGGTGGAACCGGCTCCATTCCGGCCAAACGGGGGCTGGACCGCCCAGGGAGAGAACTTGTCCGCCCTGAAAGAGGGTTGGGGGTGGCCTGTGGTGGTCATACCCCCGAAGGAGGGCTGGGGATCCCCTGAGGGCCAGTCGCTCAAATGGGCCCTTAGGACCGCGGAGATGGAGGTCTCCAAGGCTCACAGCGGGGTCCATGGAAGGGACGTGGTCTTTTTATACCCCGATATATCCGACCCGGAGGACGCGTTAAAACGTCTTAAAATTTGGCGTTCAATGAAGGTGGGGGTCATAGTCTGCTTTGATGATGGACCCGTAATGGAGGCCTTGGTCAAGGCGTGCAGGGATTCCGGTCCTTCGTTGATCCTTTCGGACGGAGAAGACCTATCACTCCGGGGACCTTCCGGCAAACCCCACCCTTACCTTTTTGCCCTCGGTTTCTTTCGCAACTATCGGGCTAACGTATTGTCTCAGCTTATGGCCAAGCGCGCCCTAAAAGGAGCGGTTATATCAGACAGATATGACCCTGCCATGGTCCAAGGAGCTCAGGTTACCCTTTCTCTCCTGGCGAAACGACAGCCCGGTGCGCGGCTATTCTGGCTTATGGGGTCCGGGGACGCGGGGTACAGGTACCGCCTGGCAGAGGCCTCGGCGGAAGGGGCAAACGTAGTGGTGAGCTGGCTTGATTCCATGGGCTCCATTTCCCTTTGGAAGACCGCCTATACCTATCGAATGCCCCTGGAGGTCTGGCATGGGGCATATCCGGATCAAAAGCTGCTTAAAGAGGCTGACGGGCTGTTGTACGTGGACGCGGATCACCTGCTTTCACTGAGGCAAAAGGAACTCCAAAGGATACGCTGGAACATAATAAGAACCGTGAAGAGGGACGTAACCAATCTGGTCGCCGCCGCTAAGGCCTACGCCATTGGCGTTTGGGTCATAAAGGCCTATGAATCCACAGGCTCTGCGGACCCCGCTAAGCTGGCTGCCTCGCTTAGCTCCACCAGGGATATACCCCTTGCGGGGGAGATGCTGGCCATAAGCCCCATAACCCATAGGCCCGTAAAAAGGTCCTTCGGAGTGATAAGGGTTAAGGGCAAGTCCACCTTCCTGGAAGAGGTGGCTCCGGTGAGCTCCGGTTCTGTTGCGGAAAAGTGA
- a CDS encoding DRTGG domain-containing protein, with product MNLREIVEAIDGRVLCCEDKLGEEVRSAYASDLMSDVLAFCTPGSMLITGLTNIQIVRTAQMLDLSSILFVRGKTPQEDTVKLAQGSGIPIILCGHSMYKVCGELYKMGVPACHLPSEGE from the coding sequence ATGAATCTTAGGGAGATAGTCGAAGCCATTGACGGTAGGGTGCTCTGTTGTGAGGATAAACTAGGCGAGGAGGTCCGCTCCGCCTACGCCTCGGATCTCATGAGCGATGTCCTAGCGTTCTGTACCCCCGGGTCCATGCTGATAACGGGGCTGACCAACATCCAGATAGTCAGGACTGCCCAAATGCTGGATCTGTCGTCCATCCTTTTCGTCAGGGGGAAGACACCCCAGGAGGATACGGTTAAGCTGGCCCAGGGGAGCGGGATCCCCATAATACTTTGCGGGCACAGCATGTACAAGGTTTGCGGAGAGCTGTACAAAATGGGGGTTCCCGCCTGTCACCTTCCCAGCGAGGGGGAATGA